One Cricetulus griseus strain 17A/GY chromosome 5, alternate assembly CriGri-PICRH-1.0, whole genome shotgun sequence genomic window carries:
- the Vipas39 gene encoding spermatogenesis-defective protein 39 homolog, translating to MNRTKGDEEEYWNSSKFKAFTFDDEDDELSQLKESKRAVNSLRDFVDDDDDDDLERVSWTGEPVGSISWSIKETAGTSGSAPEGREQLKGRNSFYTQLPKPTSTYSLSSFFKGRTRPGSFQSLSDALSDTPPKSYAPELGRPKGEYRDYSNDWSPSDTVRRLRRGKVCSLERFRSLQDKLQLLEEAVSMHDGNVITAVLIFLKRTLSKEILFRELEVRQVALRHFIHFLKETGDQKLLLDLFRFLDRTEELALTHYREHLNIQDPEKRKEFLKTCIGLPFSAEDSAHVQDHYTLLERQIIIEANDRHLESAGQTEIFRKHPRKASILNMPLVTTLFYACFYHYTESEGTFSSPINLKKTFKIPDKQYVLTALAARAKLRAWNDVDALFTTKNWLGYTKKRAPIGFHRVVEILHKNSAPVQILQDYVNLVEDVDTKLNLATKLKCHDVVIDTCRDLKDRQQLLAYRSKVDKGSVEEEKIDAILNSSQIRWKN from the exons ATGAACCGGACAAAGGGTGATGAGGAGGAGTATTGGAACAGCTCCAAGTTCAAGGCTTTCACGtttgatgatgaagatgatgagcTCTCACAG TTAAAGGAATCCAAACGGGCAGTGAATAGCCTTCGAGACTTCGTGGATGACGATGATGACGATGACCTGGAGCGAGTCAGCTGGACCGGAGAACCTGTGGGAA GTATCTCATGGTCCATCAAAGAGACTGCTGGGACTAGCGGGTCAGCCCCTGAAGGGCGTGAACAGCTAAAGGGCCGAAACAGTTTCTACACACAGCTACCCAAACCTACTTCTACCTATTCCCTGAGCAGCTTCTTTAAAG GCAGAACTAGACCTGGGAGTTTCCAGTCCCTTTCTGATG CTCTGTCAGACACACCTCCCAAAAGTTATgctccagagctggggaggcctAAAGGGGAGTACAGG GATTATAGTAATGACTGGAGCCCCAGTGATACAGTGCGACGCCTCCGCCGGGGCAAG GTCTGCTCCCTGGAACGATTCCGCTCCTTACAGGACAAGCTGCAGCTCCTGGAGGAGGCAGTAAGCATGCATGATGGAAACGTCATCACTGCA GTTCTGATCTTCCTGAAGAGAACCCTGAGCAAAG AGATCCTTTTCCGAGAGTTGGAAGTACGCCAGGTCGCCCTGAGacatttcattcatttccttaaaGAAACAGGGGACCAGAAGCTGCTTTTAGACCTCTTCAG GTTCCTAGATAGAACAGAAGAGCTGGCG CTAACCCATTATCGAGAACATTTAAACATTCAGGACCCTGAAAAGCGAAAAGAATTTCTTAAGACTTGCATTGG TTTGCCATTTTCAGCAGAAGATTCTGCACACGTACAAGACCATTACACGCTCCTGGAACGCCAGATCATTATTGAG GCAAACGATCGACATCTAGAGTCTGCAGGACAGACTGAGATCTTCCGAAAGCACCCCCGTAAAGCTTCCATTCTCAACATGCCACTGGTGACAACGCTCTTCTACGCCTGCTTCTATCACTACACCGAGTCCGAG GGGACCTTCAGCAGTCCCATCAACCTGAAGAAGACTTTCAAG ATCCCAGATAAGCAGTATGTGCTGACAGCCTTGGCTGCTCGTGCCAAGCTTCGAGCCTGGAATGACGTCGATGCCCTCTTCACCACAAAG AACTGGCTGGGTTACACCAAGAAGAGAGCACCCATTGGCTTCCATCGAGTTGTGGAAATTTTGCACAAAAACAGCGCCCCTGTCCAG ATATTGCAGGACTATGTCAATCTGGTGGAAGATGTGGACACAAAGCTGAACTTAGCCACTAAGCTCAAGTGCCATGATGTTGTCATTGAT ACCTGCCGAGACCTGAAGGACCGTCAGCAGTTGCTTGCATACAGGAGCAAAGTTGATAAAGGATctgtggaggaagagaagatCGATGCCATTCTCAACAGCTCG
- the Ahsa1 gene encoding activator of 90 kDa heat shock protein ATPase homolog 1 isoform X2 gives MKEEGVKLLREAVGIYISTLKTEFTQGMILPTVNGESVEPVSQPAPKTEVCKAKSAPSKSQAKPVGVKIPTCKISLRETFLTSPEELYRVFTTQELVQAFTHAPAALEADKGGKFHMVDGNVTGEFTDLVPEKHIAMKWRFKSWPEGHFATITLTFIDKNGETEVCMEGRGIPAPEEERTRQGWQRYYFEGIKQTFGYGARLF, from the exons ATGAAGGAAGAAGGGGTGAAACTTCTAAGAGAAGCAGTGGGGATTTACATCAGCACCCTCAAGACAG aGTTCACTCAGGGCATGATCTTGCCCACAGTGAATGGAGAGTCGGTAGAACCAGTAAGTCAACCAGCACCGAAAACTGAGGTGTGCAAG GCGAAGTCTGCTCCTTCAAAAAGCCAGGCCAAACCTGTTGGTGTCAAAATCCCCACTTGTAAGATCTCCCTTAGAGAGACCTTCCTGACGTCCCCAGAGGAGCTCTATAGAGTGTTTACCACCCAGGAG CTGGTTCAGGCTTTTACCCATGCTCCTGCGGCCTTAGAAGCAGACAAAGGTGGGAAGTTTCACATGGTCGATGGCAACGTCACTGGAGAGTTCACTGATCTG GTCCCTGAGAAACACATTGCTATGAAGTGGAGGTTTAAGTCGTGGCCAGAGG GGCACTTTGCTACCATCACCTTGACCTTCATCGACAAGAATGGAGAGACAGAGGTGTGCATGGAAGGCCGTGGCATCCCTGCTCCTGAGGAAGAGCGGACGAGGCAAGGCTGGCAGCGGTACTACTTTGAGGGCATCAAACAGACCTTTGGCTATGGCGCTCGCTTGTTTTAG
- the Ahsa1 gene encoding activator of 90 kDa heat shock protein ATPase homolog 1 isoform X1 has product MAKWGEGDPRWIVEERADATNVNNWHWTERDASNWSTEKLKTLFLAVRVENEEGKCEVTEVNKLDGEASINNRKGKLIFFYEWTIKLNWTGTSKSGVQYKGHVEIPNLSDENSVDEVEISVSLAKDEPDTNLVALMKEEGVKLLREAVGIYISTLKTEFTQGMILPTVNGESVEPVSQPAPKTEVCKAKSAPSKSQAKPVGVKIPTCKISLRETFLTSPEELYRVFTTQELVQAFTHAPAALEADKGGKFHMVDGNVTGEFTDLVPEKHIAMKWRFKSWPEGHFATITLTFIDKNGETEVCMEGRGIPAPEEERTRQGWQRYYFEGIKQTFGYGARLF; this is encoded by the exons ATGGCCAAGTGGGGTGAGGGAGACCCACGCTGGATCGTGGAGGAGCGGGCGGACGCCACCAACGTCAACAACTGGCACTG GACAGAAAGGGATGCCTCAAATTGGTCCACAGAAAAGCTGAAAACTCTATTCCTGGCAGTTCGAGTAGAAAATGAGGAGGGCAAATGTGAGGTGACGGAAGTGAACAAGCTTGATGGAGAGGCGTCCATTAACAACCGGAAAGGCAAACTGATCTTCTTTTATGAGTGGACCATCAAATTAAACTGGACAG GTACCTCTAAGTCAGGAGTGCAATACAAAGGACATGTGGAAATCCCCAATTTGTCTGATGAAAACAGTGTGGATGAAGTGGAG ATTAGTGTGAGCCTTGCCAAAGATGAGCCTGACACAAATCTCGTGGCCTTAATGAAGGAAGAAGGGGTGAAACTTCTAAGAGAAGCAGTGGGGATTTACATCAGCACCCTCAAGACAG aGTTCACTCAGGGCATGATCTTGCCCACAGTGAATGGAGAGTCGGTAGAACCAGTAAGTCAACCAGCACCGAAAACTGAGGTGTGCAAG GCGAAGTCTGCTCCTTCAAAAAGCCAGGCCAAACCTGTTGGTGTCAAAATCCCCACTTGTAAGATCTCCCTTAGAGAGACCTTCCTGACGTCCCCAGAGGAGCTCTATAGAGTGTTTACCACCCAGGAG CTGGTTCAGGCTTTTACCCATGCTCCTGCGGCCTTAGAAGCAGACAAAGGTGGGAAGTTTCACATGGTCGATGGCAACGTCACTGGAGAGTTCACTGATCTG GTCCCTGAGAAACACATTGCTATGAAGTGGAGGTTTAAGTCGTGGCCAGAGG GGCACTTTGCTACCATCACCTTGACCTTCATCGACAAGAATGGAGAGACAGAGGTGTGCATGGAAGGCCGTGGCATCCCTGCTCCTGAGGAAGAGCGGACGAGGCAAGGCTGGCAGCGGTACTACTTTGAGGGCATCAAACAGACCTTTGGCTATGGCGCTCGCTTGTTTTAG